Proteins encoded in a region of the Brevefilum fermentans genome:
- a CDS encoding formylglycine-generating enzyme family protein — protein MKHKKIFWAFLVWTSLLACRVFSPFGGSDLPAQTGNDTPVVISVHDSKISPVDQMVLVYVPEGDFIMGSDAMGYGDNVPEHVVFLDAFWIDQTEVSNGQYLECVKSGACSPPGDEQEFGLYNHYDEIEYKDHPVEFVNWYQANDYCQWAGRRLPTEAEWEKAARGSEGWLYPWGDERPNRELLNFKGSYGQVNPLGGTNKVGSYPAGASPYGALDLAGNVSEWVADWYEQQYYKNSPSENPQGPASGTTKVVRGGDWATYDVVIFSSYRISIQPGLTLSGIGFRCAESGP, from the coding sequence ATGAAACATAAGAAGATTTTTTGGGCTTTTCTTGTCTGGACTTCCCTTCTGGCTTGTCGTGTTTTTTCTCCATTTGGTGGCTCCGATTTGCCAGCCCAAACTGGAAATGACACACCCGTGGTCATATCCGTTCATGATTCGAAGATATCGCCTGTAGATCAAATGGTCTTGGTGTATGTGCCCGAGGGAGATTTCATTATGGGATCAGATGCGATGGGCTACGGGGATAATGTCCCTGAACATGTGGTGTTTTTGGATGCATTCTGGATTGATCAGACTGAGGTTAGCAATGGGCAATATCTGGAATGTGTGAAAAGTGGAGCGTGTTCTCCACCGGGTGATGAGCAAGAATTCGGACTGTATAACCATTATGATGAAATCGAATACAAGGATCACCCTGTCGAGTTCGTTAACTGGTATCAGGCAAACGATTACTGCCAGTGGGCAGGCAGACGGTTGCCCACTGAAGCTGAATGGGAAAAAGCAGCGCGGGGTTCAGAGGGTTGGCTGTATCCTTGGGGGGATGAACGACCGAACCGGGAATTATTAAATTTTAAGGGGTCCTACGGCCAGGTCAATCCTCTGGGTGGAACGAACAAAGTGGGCAGTTATCCAGCCGGTGCAAGCCCTTATGGCGCATTGGATTTAGCTGGAAATGTCAGCGAATGGGTTGCTGATTGGTATGAGCAACAGTATTATAAGAATTCACCATCTGAAAATCCTCAGGGGCCGGCAAGTGGAACCACTAAAGTCGTTCGAGGCGGCGATTGGGCTACTTATGATGTCGTCATCTTCAGCTCTTATCGAATTTCGATCCAACCTGGTTTGACATTGTCGGGAATAGGTTTTCGGTGCGCGGAGTCTGGTCCATAA
- a CDS encoding zinc ribbon domain-containing protein gives METIKAQCPKCGADLEEGSVFCENCGALVERAENLQSEYSNGDSLNQKNKKNPISWNANLPLITSSVVIKQLLFALVASNLCVLIFILTVDAFSGDLTLQRFLNYVLYTLIIFGSLSVLAALVMLVFYGNRYEYKFTLDETGITSETVGKTKKKNAIINFLLIFSGKPGPAGTGLLAASRQKEKIAWSKVDRIQTDANKLEIVLRRKGRAIMLIRCTPENYAEVLHRANEAVNAQKK, from the coding sequence GTGGAAACGATTAAAGCACAATGTCCAAAATGTGGAGCAGATCTGGAAGAAGGGTCGGTTTTCTGCGAGAATTGTGGCGCGCTTGTAGAAAGAGCCGAAAACCTACAAAGTGAATATTCAAATGGAGACAGTCTCAATCAAAAGAATAAAAAGAATCCCATCTCGTGGAATGCCAACTTACCCCTAATAACAAGCTCGGTCGTCATCAAGCAGTTATTGTTTGCGTTAGTCGCTTCCAATCTTTGTGTGCTGATCTTCATTCTGACTGTTGATGCGTTTAGTGGTGACCTAACTTTACAACGTTTTCTTAACTATGTGCTGTACACGTTGATTATCTTCGGCTCCCTTTCTGTATTGGCGGCGCTTGTGATGCTTGTGTTTTATGGCAACCGGTACGAATACAAATTTACACTGGATGAAACGGGTATCACCTCCGAAACGGTAGGCAAAACCAAGAAAAAAAATGCCATCATCAACTTCCTGTTAATTTTTTCCGGTAAACCCGGACCAGCCGGTACCGGGTTGCTTGCAGCTTCACGACAGAAAGAGAAGATCGCCTGGAGCAAAGTTGATCGTATCCAAACTGACGCAAATAAACTTGAAATTGTCCTGCGTCGCAAGGGGCGAGCGATTATGTTAATTCGTTGTACTCCCGAGAATTATGCAGAGGTTTTACATAGGGCGAATGAAGCTGTGAATGCCCAAAAGAAATGA
- a CDS encoding zinc-ribbon domain-containing protein, protein MPETDAQYCDYCGKQILSGSKFCDFCGQSLGEQNDHQALPSPSARQEAQSRSTRFMRQRIAWAVIFGLILIPIVLLIIWKDVGELSRDVWLSLGGFIVVTSLLAVFTLRKGGSTWQGQLVQVIPREKGVQFVFLTNKGKKESLIAGSSLVKYFSVGDQVIKVKGYDFPEKIHRDGKTQLCMVCGKVYPMSEKRCRFCRYPSMDPHNFM, encoded by the coding sequence ATGCCTGAAACAGATGCCCAGTACTGTGATTACTGCGGAAAGCAGATCCTATCCGGGAGTAAATTCTGTGATTTCTGCGGTCAATCACTTGGTGAACAAAATGATCACCAGGCTTTGCCCTCTCCATCTGCTCGTCAAGAGGCACAGTCTCGATCAACCCGATTTATGCGGCAACGTATTGCTTGGGCTGTCATCTTTGGCTTGATTCTCATCCCCATTGTTTTATTGATTATTTGGAAAGATGTGGGCGAATTGTCTCGGGACGTTTGGTTATCGTTAGGTGGCTTCATTGTGGTTACCAGCTTGCTGGCTGTTTTCACGCTTCGCAAAGGGGGCAGCACCTGGCAGGGTCAACTTGTCCAGGTGATTCCGAGAGAAAAGGGAGTGCAGTTTGTGTTTTTAACCAACAAGGGCAAGAAGGAAAGCTTGATTGCGGGTTCGAGCTTGGTTAAGTATTTTTCAGTGGGCGATCAAGTGATCAAGGTAAAGGGATATGATTTTCCAGAAAAAATTCACCGGGATGGAAAAACACAATTGTGTATGGTGTGTGGCAAAGTTTATCCCATGAGTGAAAAAAGATGCCGTTTTTGTCGTTACCCGTCAATGGATCCACACAACTTCATGTGA
- a CDS encoding zinc ribbon domain-containing protein — protein sequence MIEHYGIAIEKRSPLISLPVFNRWPEQRPVSYLMEDLQSKLSDEQAKQYLRALVSSTSMIQIKQGYHRKPVSSSFAFKAAPEGEILLLKTRPDTGVELIFPFSLQTLTDQLCEPMEHISNLGFSQDYLSPLAPSGLAALLALADHFNEVYPYPDPNWIPNRPLIFTLKSWHERLIKGRNAAIHESLLAAYINLTGNSLPEVNLEDLEFWLLAFINDLYIGLEDDRQLPGDADAEYFVAEDLLVILRCLAWWDLTLALEKIPVGAQGAKQALTFLQASVLWQFVPTHPEGLLIAPQIINGWLLKERVSEFLDHMLAAGLAEDPELTGDHRPVKIERQVSPQPQAADKTVVAQPSVAKPRPKPATSSASPPAAPIQPKTSTPSRPSSARVCSNCGTQLSPTAKFCKTCGLKVDDVPSPVNVCKQCGQPIRTGAAFCKNCGFRVN from the coding sequence TTGATCGAGCATTACGGCATTGCGATCGAAAAGCGTTCCCCTCTGATTAGTCTGCCTGTGTTCAACCGCTGGCCAGAGCAACGCCCTGTCTCATATCTGATGGAAGATTTGCAAAGTAAATTGTCTGATGAGCAAGCCAAGCAATATTTGAGAGCCCTGGTAAGTTCGACATCTATGATTCAAATCAAACAGGGTTACCACCGCAAACCCGTCAGCAGCAGTTTTGCCTTCAAAGCCGCTCCTGAAGGAGAAATTTTACTGCTCAAAACTCGCCCGGATACGGGTGTTGAATTGATTTTTCCGTTTTCGCTGCAAACCCTGACCGACCAATTATGCGAACCAATGGAGCATATCTCCAATTTGGGTTTTTCTCAAGATTATCTCTCCCCGCTTGCGCCCTCCGGACTTGCGGCTTTGCTCGCCCTGGCTGATCATTTTAATGAGGTCTATCCATACCCCGACCCAAATTGGATTCCGAACCGCCCCTTGATTTTTACATTAAAGTCGTGGCACGAGCGGTTAATTAAAGGAAGGAATGCAGCGATTCACGAATCCCTACTCGCCGCCTATATTAACCTGACTGGCAACTCTTTGCCAGAAGTCAATTTGGAGGATCTTGAATTCTGGCTTTTGGCTTTTATTAACGATCTTTATATCGGCTTGGAAGATGATCGCCAATTGCCGGGTGATGCCGATGCAGAATATTTTGTTGCCGAAGACCTGTTAGTGATTTTACGTTGTTTAGCCTGGTGGGACCTGACTTTGGCTCTGGAGAAAATCCCAGTTGGTGCGCAAGGCGCCAAGCAAGCCTTGACCTTCTTGCAGGCATCGGTTCTTTGGCAGTTCGTCCCGACGCACCCAGAAGGGTTGTTAATCGCACCACAGATAATCAACGGATGGCTACTCAAAGAACGTGTTTCTGAATTTCTAGATCACATGCTGGCAGCAGGATTAGCCGAAGACCCCGAATTAACAGGCGATCATCGGCCTGTTAAAATCGAGCGGCAGGTTTCACCCCAACCACAAGCCGCAGATAAGACGGTCGTTGCGCAACCGAGCGTTGCGAAACCACGGCCAAAACCCGCGACGTCTTCAGCCTCGCCGCCAGCTGCGCCAATTCAACCAAAAACTTCAACTCCAAGCCGACCATCAAGTGCGAGAGTGTGCAGCAATTGCGGCACGCAATTAAGCCCTACCGCAAAATTTTGCAAGACTTGTGGATTAAAAGTTGACGATGTGCCATCACCGGTAAATGTTTGTAAACAATGTGGTCAGCCCATCCGCACAGGGGCGGCATTTTGTAAAAACTGTGGTTTTAGAGTCAATTGA
- a CDS encoding zinc ribbon domain-containing protein gives MNDQPFYCRYCGERQRPGARFCKACGKPLAATGATAVQRGSTSPEKSIPPPIPAGKRIESQLTSAIGNAARSAGKAAMQAAVAGAPWQVVVGKQLPPNAIQNILKSAGQAALRSAGQSLKSGAAQLGASLFGPAMFSFLSTFAASLAPLLTGGDFSPAAIITKLVLGIVNLVAGAVASKRRGAASIIMLIANIGLALLQGGTLLGTLLKALLNPSMLGGLMPVGFTQGLSVLAALNAGIKCFRK, from the coding sequence GTGAATGACCAACCCTTTTATTGTCGTTACTGCGGTGAGCGTCAAAGACCTGGTGCACGTTTCTGCAAAGCCTGCGGCAAACCGCTGGCTGCAACGGGTGCAACAGCAGTTCAAAGAGGATCGACATCGCCTGAAAAAAGCATTCCTCCACCGATACCCGCTGGCAAGAGGATCGAATCGCAATTAACCTCTGCAATCGGGAACGCTGCCAGGTCTGCCGGAAAGGCCGCAATGCAAGCCGCTGTAGCGGGCGCCCCCTGGCAGGTGGTGGTTGGGAAACAACTGCCCCCCAATGCTATTCAAAATATCCTTAAATCGGCGGGCCAGGCTGCCCTTCGGTCGGCAGGTCAATCCCTAAAATCGGGTGCAGCGCAGCTGGGCGCGTCACTCTTTGGTCCGGCAATGTTTTCTTTCCTTTCCACTTTCGCGGCATCGCTTGCACCTCTGCTGACCGGAGGTGATTTTTCACCGGCGGCGATCATCACCAAGCTGGTCTTGGGGATTGTCAACCTGGTGGCTGGGGCGGTGGCCAGCAAACGGCGCGGGGCAGCCTCCATCATCATGCTGATCGCCAACATCGGGCTGGCGCTTCTGCAGGGCGGTACGCTGCTGGGCACACTGCTGAAAGCGTTGCTCAACCCTTCCATGCTGGGTGGGCTGATGCCCGTGGGTTTCACCCAGGGGCTGTCCGTGCTGGCGGCGTTGAACGCCGGTATTAAATGTTTTCGTAAATAA
- a CDS encoding zinc ribbon domain-containing protein: MADNFCEQCGAQLAPDARFCEVCGKAIDTPPSPVVHPPDLPPTPQQAPQSTHRSKTCLYVAIGAAALVACVALIVAILMLGKWFKQPKEPTPDSFSTVPFQTEATGSIQDEGFLPAIDTPTPVPSEPIQAVRTDRDVFYCISFDRPVTLTVTVDADPDITDLSLRWRLNTKKDGQLTDWEGVFLEKISPTQFSYTFNADTWEGTNNFYYPPLLSESWFEFQVFLPDGTFQTEIFTHVTFFPCAQ, from the coding sequence ATGGCTGACAACTTTTGCGAACAATGCGGGGCGCAATTAGCTCCTGATGCGCGGTTTTGCGAGGTATGCGGAAAAGCGATCGACACGCCACCCTCACCTGTTGTGCATCCCCCTGACCTGCCTCCAACGCCACAGCAAGCCCCACAATCAACCCATCGATCCAAAACATGTCTATATGTCGCAATCGGAGCAGCCGCACTTGTTGCATGTGTGGCTTTGATCGTCGCTATCCTCATGCTTGGAAAATGGTTCAAACAGCCAAAGGAGCCAACCCCAGATTCTTTTTCAACGGTACCTTTTCAAACGGAAGCTACCGGCTCAATTCAAGACGAAGGTTTTTTGCCCGCCATCGATACACCTACTCCGGTTCCCAGTGAACCCATTCAGGCTGTCCGAACGGATCGTGACGTGTTCTACTGCATCTCCTTCGATAGGCCAGTAACACTCACGGTTACCGTTGACGCCGATCCGGATATAACCGATTTATCCCTCAGATGGCGGTTAAATACGAAAAAAGATGGCCAGCTAACGGATTGGGAAGGGGTTTTTCTGGAAAAAATTTCACCCACTCAGTTTTCTTATACATTTAACGCCGATACGTGGGAAGGAACGAATAATTTTTACTACCCACCTCTGTTGAGCGAGTCCTGGTTTGAATTCCAGGTTTTTCTTCCGGATGGCACTTTTCAAACAGAAATCTTTACACATGTAACCTTCTTCCCATGTGCGCAATAA
- a CDS encoding Card1-like endonuclease domain-containing protein, with the protein MGHLVEKVSDHLFLLVGNNPLPNFIAAHRLAKQESFLHLIYTDQTHQYALNLQDLFTSVLHFDHSHINLKRLETPTDQSGIHTCLDQYLKSNVLSEGSVGLNYTGGMKPMSVHIYEFLKDWCVQNRRPFIHSYIDPIYYSIRFSHGMKYPIDISECQVSMENLLSLHNRIMTSVKSEVLFPIFSKEIALFVSDPVNMNNLRNWCDKYVRTACPKELKNYLKPLLEEVKLDSNNQTLDLNEIIERMKRWITKESIGIKTEIIPNQDDDLTNLVQIETIGQIGLTLLKCDQIPNEEIHSWKIKNIGDSLRRFLDSNWLENYVFDCLQQISEDCKIHEIKRNIYIKNADPKKQSRDFEFDVAAVQGYRLYAFSCSTSMDRGLVKVKLFEAFSRAQQMGGDEARVALVSGYPQPDDLLEEINESWMASRNKIKVFGPQDFSNLCNKFKKWFNS; encoded by the coding sequence ATGGGGCATCTAGTAGAAAAAGTTTCCGATCATCTATTTTTATTAGTGGGGAATAACCCATTACCGAATTTCATTGCCGCTCACAGATTGGCAAAGCAGGAAAGTTTTCTTCACCTCATCTATACCGATCAGACCCACCAATATGCATTAAACCTTCAGGATTTATTCACAAGTGTTTTGCATTTTGATCATTCACATATCAATCTCAAAAGGCTAGAAACCCCTACAGATCAATCTGGAATTCACACATGCTTAGATCAATATTTAAAATCCAACGTATTATCAGAGGGTTCAGTAGGGTTAAACTACACCGGCGGCATGAAACCTATGTCCGTTCATATATATGAATTTCTTAAAGATTGGTGTGTACAAAACCGCAGACCGTTTATTCATTCATATATTGACCCGATTTATTATTCAATTCGATTTTCACATGGAATGAAATATCCCATAGATATTTCTGAATGTCAGGTGTCAATGGAGAATTTATTGAGTTTGCACAACAGAATCATGACCAGTGTTAAATCAGAAGTTCTTTTCCCAATTTTTTCCAAAGAAATCGCTTTATTTGTGAGTGATCCGGTTAATATGAATAATTTACGAAATTGGTGTGATAAATATGTACGTACCGCATGCCCAAAGGAGTTAAAAAATTACCTGAAACCCTTGCTTGAAGAAGTTAAGCTGGATTCAAACAACCAAACTCTAGATTTAAATGAAATCATTGAAAGAATGAAACGATGGATTACTAAAGAAAGTATTGGCATAAAAACAGAAATCATCCCTAATCAGGATGATGACTTAACTAACCTTGTTCAAATTGAAACCATTGGTCAAATAGGACTAACGCTTCTTAAGTGTGATCAGATTCCCAATGAAGAAATCCACAGCTGGAAAATTAAAAATATTGGGGATTCATTGCGGAGGTTTTTAGACTCAAATTGGTTAGAAAATTATGTCTTCGATTGTTTACAGCAAATCTCAGAGGATTGTAAAATTCATGAAATCAAACGAAACATATATATAAAAAACGCAGACCCCAAAAAACAAAGTCGCGATTTTGAATTTGATGTAGCTGCTGTTCAAGGCTATCGATTATATGCTTTTTCTTGTTCCACAAGTATGGATCGAGGTTTGGTAAAAGTAAAATTATTTGAAGCTTTTTCACGAGCACAACAGATGGGTGGGGATGAAGCCAGGGTCGCTTTAGTAAGTGGTTATCCACAGCCGGATGATTTACTGGAAGAAATCAATGAAAGTTGGATGGCATCCAGGAATAAGATCAAAGTTTTTGGCCCCCAAGATTTCTCAAATCTTTGTAATAAATTCAAAAAATGGTTTAATAGTTAA
- a CDS encoding Cas10/Cmr2 second palm domain-containing protein encodes MEEQYFLFLLEVSGIQNFIFSSNNLRVNIGASSLIRAITDEWVNYLLIEKNTNFANHNLNSIELTVKGIETDNLDVEIIYIGGGNALMLFRYEAHIEEFTKALTRKALIEAPGINVAMAHLPFAFDIDNFKDKYSELRKTININKAEQAPPPLIMGLGVSARCSFSGKPAAMVWKDPGGNPQLISREVAAKLAQFSQGKHYLNQLTEGIQKAKNYEFISNFDDFGDKGISSYIAIVHADGNRMGERIKALGESLSFPKDNRKYIQLLRNFSKSSKEAAQKALSQTLTTFLDCIQTENGQQIIRRRQGVKPEYYQSLPKVHIHDHKLPFRPIVFGGDDVTFICDGRLGLAMAKEYLVNYNRQYLEEGLGQPQPAIGRAGIAITPSHYPFSRGYELAEELAGSAKSIGDNGMTQSLDWHFGTNGIIEPLKTIRSRSYKVDGKDIIMRPVSLSDASAYNFSTFEYIVKEFQVGDDWAKRRNKFKALIAKLRKGPDEVSAFLANARLPGLPCAIRLKSKDVEISNKGWAGSECYYFDALEAIDFYIPLED; translated from the coding sequence ATGGAAGAACAGTATTTTCTATTTCTTTTGGAGGTTAGCGGTATCCAAAATTTTATATTTTCATCAAACAATCTTCGGGTTAATATTGGCGCATCGTCATTGATAAGGGCGATCACAGACGAGTGGGTAAATTATTTACTTATTGAAAAGAATACCAACTTTGCCAATCACAACCTCAATTCGATTGAGTTGACAGTGAAAGGTATTGAAACGGATAATTTAGATGTTGAAATTATCTATATCGGAGGGGGTAATGCGCTCATGCTTTTTAGATATGAAGCCCATATTGAAGAATTCACAAAAGCACTGACGCGCAAAGCGTTGATTGAGGCTCCAGGAATAAATGTTGCCATGGCACATTTGCCATTTGCGTTCGATATTGATAATTTCAAGGACAAATATTCAGAATTAAGGAAAACTATTAATATTAATAAGGCTGAGCAGGCACCTCCACCCTTGATCATGGGATTAGGTGTCAGTGCACGCTGTTCTTTCAGTGGGAAACCTGCGGCAATGGTGTGGAAAGATCCTGGAGGCAATCCACAGTTGATTTCTCGTGAGGTAGCTGCGAAATTAGCTCAGTTTTCCCAAGGAAAACATTACTTGAACCAACTCACAGAAGGCATACAAAAAGCAAAGAATTATGAATTCATCTCAAATTTTGATGATTTTGGCGATAAAGGCATTTCAAGTTATATCGCCATAGTGCATGCCGACGGTAACCGAATGGGTGAACGAATTAAGGCTTTGGGTGAAAGCCTTTCATTTCCAAAAGATAATCGCAAGTATATCCAGCTACTGCGAAACTTTTCAAAATCGAGTAAAGAAGCTGCCCAAAAAGCCCTCTCCCAGACCTTGACCACATTTCTCGATTGCATTCAAACTGAAAACGGTCAACAAATCATCCGTCGTAGGCAGGGTGTTAAACCAGAATATTATCAGTCACTACCTAAAGTACATATTCATGATCACAAACTCCCCTTTAGACCAATCGTATTCGGTGGTGATGATGTCACTTTTATTTGTGATGGTAGACTGGGTTTAGCGATGGCTAAGGAATACCTCGTCAATTATAATCGTCAATACCTTGAGGAAGGTCTAGGTCAGCCACAACCAGCCATCGGTCGTGCTGGTATTGCCATTACTCCCAGCCACTACCCGTTTTCACGTGGATATGAATTGGCTGAGGAATTAGCTGGTTCAGCAAAATCGATTGGTGATAATGGAATGACCCAAAGTCTTGATTGGCACTTTGGCACCAATGGTATCATTGAACCTCTTAAGACAATTCGCTCCCGCAGTTACAAGGTTGATGGGAAAGACATAATCATGCGTCCTGTCAGCTTGTCTGACGCATCCGCTTACAATTTCTCTACCTTTGAATATATCGTAAAAGAATTCCAGGTTGGCGATGACTGGGCAAAACGTCGCAATAAATTTAAAGCCTTAATTGCCAAGTTACGAAAAGGACCTGACGAGGTTTCAGCCTTCCTTGCAAATGCCCGACTTCCGGGGTTGCCATGTGCTATCCGGCTTAAATCAAAAGATGTGGAAATTAGCAACAAAGGATGGGCTGGATCTGAGTGTTATTACTTCGATGCACTTGAAGCCATAGATTTTTATATCCCCTTGGAGGATTAA
- a CDS encoding RAMP superfamily CRISPR-associated protein, with product MKKLILKFVLLSDACFSRGDGTAGEVDIEVEHDQYGLPYLNGRALKGLLHEEAAELVHALSLAGSTSQNWNQIANRVFGEPGSSQETQGLVRFGNATLPPHFRQKIIDNKLNAHDVLIGLTSTRTQTANDDTGAPKPETLRMMRIIPRGTPFQAELICDDGIEEMDLAFLSACVKALRRAGSNKTRGMGKIWTSFDHFKKFEEAI from the coding sequence ATGAAGAAATTAATTCTGAAATTTGTCTTACTTTCTGACGCCTGCTTTTCGCGTGGTGACGGGACAGCTGGTGAAGTGGATATTGAAGTTGAACATGACCAATATGGACTTCCTTACTTAAATGGCAGAGCCCTTAAAGGACTGCTGCATGAGGAAGCAGCAGAGTTGGTACATGCTCTTTCATTAGCTGGGTCAACTTCACAGAATTGGAATCAAATTGCCAATCGTGTATTTGGTGAACCGGGAAGTAGCCAGGAAACACAGGGTTTGGTCCGTTTTGGAAATGCGACGCTACCGCCACATTTTCGCCAGAAGATCATTGATAACAAGCTCAACGCTCATGATGTTCTAATTGGGCTGACCTCCACACGGACGCAAACCGCAAACGATGATACGGGTGCACCCAAACCGGAAACATTGAGGATGATGCGTATTATTCCCAGAGGGACTCCTTTTCAGGCGGAATTGATCTGTGATGATGGCATAGAAGAAATGGATTTGGCTTTCCTCTCTGCATGCGTTAAAGCATTGCGGCGAGCAGGGAGTAACAAAACCCGGGGAATGGGAAAAATCTGGACAAGCTTTGATCACTTCAAAAAATTTGAGGAGGCAATCTAA
- a CDS encoding RAMP superfamily CRISPR-associated protein, with protein MYQKNFSGIQERLIISGKLVFTTPAILQSNETDGLADFVILRDEQDGPPLLPGSSLAGALRSYLMKTFPSSDAEGLNQEKVRLLFGDVSGNTTTRSWLFVEDALGVESRIEFRPGIRIDPNTQTAAYQGLYDMELLSPGSAFNIEFEFRLPKNDGESLKTLLYAGLSALERGNIRLGGKKNRGLGRCIVQDWTVQRYLMQEKKDILRWLKDDRTSPEPGTLLWEKLGFSHEPEIPFEETLRISAKFGVNKTLMIRSYPTDPEQPDMVHMTNIHGHPMIPGTSIAGALRAQARRIAALKLHSITAGEDLVNQLFGSENPDTSGRLAGSRLIVHEAVIEGSGSGLLQNRIRIDPFTGGTYKGALFNEKPQLNGTVYLNFEITKPTDPEVGILLLLLKDLWDGFLTIGGEYAIGRGYFEGIEGELVWNGKEFSISNENGMKITPVDEQDNELITTAIESLQPNAKDER; from the coding sequence TTGTACCAGAAGAATTTTTCAGGAATACAAGAGCGTTTGATTATTTCTGGCAAGCTTGTGTTTACAACCCCGGCTATTCTCCAGTCTAATGAAACTGATGGTTTAGCTGATTTTGTCATCCTGCGTGATGAACAGGATGGCCCTCCCTTGCTGCCAGGCAGTTCGCTTGCAGGTGCGCTTCGCAGTTACCTGATGAAAACCTTTCCCTCCTCTGATGCGGAGGGGTTGAACCAGGAAAAAGTTCGCCTGCTTTTTGGGGATGTTTCTGGGAACACAACCACACGCAGCTGGCTATTTGTTGAAGATGCATTAGGAGTGGAATCACGCATAGAGTTTCGCCCTGGAATCAGAATAGATCCCAACACACAAACCGCAGCCTATCAGGGTTTATATGATATGGAATTGCTTTCTCCCGGGTCAGCATTCAATATCGAATTTGAATTTCGCCTACCGAAAAATGATGGTGAATCACTGAAAACGTTACTTTATGCCGGGCTTTCGGCGTTAGAACGAGGTAACATCCGTTTGGGTGGGAAGAAGAACAGGGGGCTAGGGAGATGCATAGTGCAAGATTGGACTGTGCAGCGATATCTTATGCAAGAAAAGAAAGACATCCTTCGCTGGTTGAAGGATGACCGAACATCACCTGAGCCGGGAACCCTCTTATGGGAAAAATTAGGCTTTTCGCATGAGCCTGAAATACCTTTTGAAGAAACCCTGAGGATATCTGCAAAATTTGGGGTTAACAAAACACTCATGATTCGCTCCTATCCAACTGACCCGGAACAACCTGACATGGTGCATATGACAAACATTCATGGTCACCCAATGATTCCGGGCACATCGATTGCCGGTGCTCTCCGGGCACAAGCCAGACGAATTGCTGCTTTGAAATTACATTCAATTACAGCGGGTGAGGACCTGGTTAACCAATTGTTCGGATCTGAAAACCCAGACACCAGCGGACGCCTGGCAGGTAGCCGGTTGATCGTCCATGAGGCTGTCATTGAAGGTAGTGGGAGTGGTCTGCTGCAGAATCGCATCAGGATTGACCCCTTCACTGGTGGAACCTATAAAGGTGCGTTATTTAATGAGAAACCCCAATTGAATGGAACGGTTTACTTAAACTTTGAGATTACCAAACCTACCGATCCAGAAGTGGGCATCTTATTGTTGTTGCTGAAAGACCTATGGGATGGCTTTCTGACGATTGGTGGTGAATACGCCATCGGGCGGGGGTATTTTGAAGGTATTGAAGGGGAATTGGTTTGGAATGGAAAAGAGTTTAGTATTTCTAACGAAAATGGGATGAAAATTACCCCTGTTGATGAACAGGATAACGAGTTAATAACCACAGCAATTGAATCATTACAACCAAATGCCAAAGATGAGAGGTGA
- the csx19 gene encoding type III-D CRISPR-associated protein Csx19 has protein sequence MSTIKITEIEHKIDIFSDDFKESLSKISSEHQLKYSLFHHEDGIIWGKFENNVWEFSEGIAPSPKFDLLTLLQARFFGEVAELFFWRVANRLESRLLVEGQGRDLEYFDQVQILWGNKAEPYKNSPFTRMIEGEQGLEHLVPMKNAKPRIGLTLRSYIDYNNQSQAYIRWHRLVNLTDNLQPQTLGSV, from the coding sequence ATGAGCACGATCAAAATAACTGAAATTGAACATAAGATCGATATTTTCTCAGATGATTTTAAAGAATCACTATCAAAGATAAGCAGCGAGCACCAGCTAAAATATAGCCTTTTCCATCATGAGGATGGGATCATCTGGGGTAAATTTGAAAATAATGTTTGGGAATTTTCCGAAGGGATCGCTCCATCTCCGAAATTTGATCTTTTAACGTTGCTGCAAGCGCGATTTTTTGGTGAGGTTGCAGAACTTTTCTTTTGGAGGGTTGCCAACCGGCTCGAAAGCCGCCTACTGGTTGAAGGACAGGGTCGTGATCTTGAATATTTCGATCAAGTTCAAATACTGTGGGGAAACAAGGCTGAACCTTATAAAAATTCGCCATTCACGCGTATGATTGAAGGGGAACAGGGACTTGAACACTTGGTTCCAATGAAAAATGCAAAGCCGAGGATTGGTTTAACGCTCCGTTCTTACATCGATTATAACAATCAATCCCAGGCATATATCCGTTGGCACCGTCTGGTGAATTTAACCGATAACTTACAACCACAAACTTTAGGGAGTGTATAA